AACTGAAGAGCCGTCGCCTCGCCTACGAATCCGGTGCGATCGTGGCGCTGGCTGAGCGTTTGGCGACACTGCTTCGCCAGCGCGATCCGGTTGCGAGGCGGGTCGAGCTTGCGAAGCCCGCCTTCCTTTTCGTGGCCGCCCGCGGCGTTCTGCGCACCTTTCTGGATGGCGGCGCGCGGGAAAAGGCCGCCGCCTGAGTATCCCGAAAGGGCTTGGCTTCCGAACCATCCTTGGGCTATCCAGCGCGTGATGACGTCACTTACGCTCTTGATTGTGGGATCGCTCGCCCTCGCCGCGTGGCTCGTGCAACTCGCGGCACGCGGCGGATTTTGGCGTGCCAACCAGCGCCTACCGACCGAACCGCCGAGTCTCCCCACCTGGCCCGACGTGACCGCGGTCGTGCCGGCACGAAATGAAGCCGCGTCCATCGGGCAATCCTTGACTTCGCTATTGACCCAGGATTACCCCGGAAAGTTCACCGTTGTAATGGTGGATGATCACAGCGACGACGCAACTGCGGCCGAGGCGCGCCTTGCCGCGCGTAAACTTGGCGCCGACGATCGATTGAAAGTCATAACGAGCGCGCCCTTGCCAGGGGGATGGACGGGCAAGCTGTGGGCGGTTGAACAGGGTATCCGTTATGCGAGCACCGCCTTTCGCTCGCCATACCTCCTCCTGACCGACGCCGACATCGTTCACGACCCGGCGAGCCTGCGCCGCCTTGCCGGCAAGGCTGAGACGGAGTCGCGAGATCTTGTTTCGCTAATGGCCCTGCTTCATTGCCGAACAGGATGGGAGCGCCTTCTGATTCCGGCATTCGTGTATTTTTTTCAGATGCTCTACCCCTTCCCCCTCGCGAACAAGCGGACGAGCCGAGTTGCCGCCGCCGCGGGCGGTTGCATGCTTGTGCGACGCACAGCGCTCGAACGGGCGGGCGGCATTCCTTCCATTCGCGACGCCATCATCGATGACGTAGCGCTCGCCCGGCGTCTAAAGGACTGCGGCAGCGACATCTGGCTGGGACTCAGTACGAACGTCAGGAGCCTGCGAGCCTACGAATCCCTCGGCGAAATCTGGTCGATGGTCGCGCGTACAGCTTATGCCCAGCTCGGATATTCGCCGATCGTACTGCTCGGCGCCGTGATCGCCATGTTGCTCGTGTTCGCAGCACCACCTATCGTCGGACTCGTCGGCGTTCTCGGGCGAGATCCGGCCGCGGCCACGGGCGTGCTCGCCTGGGGCATCATGATCTATACCTACCGCCCGACGGTCGCTCTCTTTGGCGAACCGCCCGCGACCGCCTCGCTGCTTCCCGTGGCAGCCATGCTCTATACGGCGATGACGGTCAATTCGGCGTTGCGCCACTGGCGCGGACAGGGCGGGACCTGGAAGGGTCGGGCTTATTCGCAGAGCGCACGCCGGCCGACCCGAGGTGCATGACCGATGGCGCAGGCTAACACCGCTCAGCCGACGCACGACCAAGAGGCGCGCATTCATGTTCGTGAGCTGACCAAGCGTTCGGGCACCTCGTTCTTTTGGGCGATGCGCCTTCTGCCGCCCGAGCGCCGCTATGCCATGTACGCGATCTATGCCTTCTGCCGCGAAGTCGACGACATCGCCGACGAAGGTCGTTCGCCCGAAGAAAAAGCCCATGGTATCGAGGCATGGCGCGCCGCGATTGAAGAGCTTTACGCAGGTGCGCCGCGGCTGCTGATCACCCAGGCCCTTCAGCACGCGGTTCGCGACTACCAACTCCCCAAGGACGACTTCCTCGCCATCAT
The nucleotide sequence above comes from Alphaproteobacteria bacterium. Encoded proteins:
- a CDS encoding glycosyltransferase, yielding MTSLTLLIVGSLALAAWLVQLAARGGFWRANQRLPTEPPSLPTWPDVTAVVPARNEAASIGQSLTSLLTQDYPGKFTVVMVDDHSDDATAAEARLAARKLGADDRLKVITSAPLPGGWTGKLWAVEQGIRYASTAFRSPYLLLTDADIVHDPASLRRLAGKAETESRDLVSLMALLHCRTGWERLLIPAFVYFFQMLYPFPLANKRTSRVAAAAGGCMLVRRTALERAGGIPSIRDAIIDDVALARRLKDCGSDIWLGLSTNVRSLRAYESLGEIWSMVARTAYAQLGYSPIVLLGAVIAMLLVFAAPPIVGLVGVLGRDPAAATGVLAWGIMIYTYRPTVALFGEPPATASLLPVAAMLYTAMTVNSALRHWRGQGGTWKGRAYSQSARRPTRGA